A window of Acidimicrobiales bacterium genomic DNA:
CTCGATCTCCTGGCGCGGGTACTTCCCCACCTATTCCGCCCGGGAGGGCTGCGCTCCCGGAGCTCCCTCGGCGAACACCTCCTCCGGGAAGTCGGCGTTCTTGGACAGGCGCCACTGCGGGGAACGCTTCTCGAGGAAGGCCATCGGGCCTTCCCGGGAGTCGGGCTGGCCGGTTGTCCACCCGAAGAGAGCGCCCTCGCGCCGCTGGGCGGCGGGCCGGTCCGGCTCGGCCAGGTTCGAGTAGACGAGCCGCTTCACTATGCCGGCGGAGACCGGGGCCACGTTCTCGGCGATGTCGCGGGCCAGGTCGAGAGCCCGCGCCAGGACCTGGTCGGCCGGCAGGGCCTCGGACACCAGACCCATCTCGGCCGCCTCCCGCCCGCTGAAGGTCCGGCCGGTCATGAGCAGCTCCAGACCGCGGGACACCCCGACGATACGGGGCACGATCCAGTTGGCGCTCAGCTCGGGGATGACGCCCCGGCGGCTGAAGGCGAAGGCCAGCTTTGCCTCCTCGGCCGCCACCCGGATGTCCCACTGCATCGGCATGGTCAGCCCCACCCCGATGGCGTGGCCGTTGATGGCGGCGATGATCGGGGTGTTCATCTCCCAGTACTCCCGCCGGTCGTCGATCCGCAGCTCGTCGGCCGACCGGTCCGTCATCACGCCACCGCGACTCCCGCCCCCGCCGCCGCCACTGAAGGTGTCGGCGCC
This region includes:
- a CDS encoding enoyl-CoA hydratase-related protein, which gives rise to MDYQTILTEDKDGVATVTFNRPDRMNAYTARLGLEVRHAIVTFDRREDVRAIVVTGAGRAFCAGADLAAGADTFSGGGGGGSRGGVMTDRSADELRIDDRREYWEMNTPIIAAINGHAIGVGLTMPMQWDIRVAAEEAKLAFAFSRRGVIPELSANWIVPRIVGVSRGLELLMTGRTFSGREAAEMGLVSEALPADQVLARALDLARDIAENVAPVSAGIVKRLVYSNLAEPDRPAAQRREGALFGWTTGQPDSREGPMAFLEKRSPQWRLSKNADFPEEVFAEGAPGAQPSRAE